The following nucleotide sequence is from Pseudonocardia abyssalis.
CGCACCGCGAAGCAGCGCAAGCAGCTCGCCAAGCAGGCTGCGAAGAAGCGCAAGGAGCTGGAGAAGCGGGGCCCCGTCGTCCTCGACCAGGTCACCTCGCAGGCCGCCTCGTTCGGCCACGAGCTCGCCGCCCGCGCCACCGCCGTCGGCTCCGAGATCGCCCACCAGGCCGAGGGTGCGGCCAAGGACGCCCGCAAGCGCGTCCACGCCCTCACCGCCTGACCCACCCGCTCCGAGCCGGGCACCCCGAACGGGATGCCCGGCTCTTTTCCTGTTCGGGCCCGGGGAGCGCGACCGACTGGCATCCTGCTGGCGTGGCGGACGACGGTGGGGGCGGTACCGACGAGGCGGAGCGCGGGTACGCCGCCCTGACCTGGGCCGAGTCGAGGTTGGCGGCCCCGGTCGGGGGTGGTGGGGCCGGTGGTGGGTTCGTCGTGGATCCGGAGCGGGCGGAGGCGTGCATCGCGGAGCTGACGAGGATCGCCAATGAGCTTCGTATTCAAGCGATGTCCGCTGGTTCGCTGAGGTTCGATCCGCCAGGATCCGACGAGGTCAGCTTGAACATGGCCGACAACGGATTCGAGATGTCCCAGCGAGCCGTGAACTTCGTCAGGACATGGGCCGGGCAGATCGAGCTCACCAGGGATGCACTCCAGCGGCAGCTCGATGGCTATCGCGGCATTGAGGATGCGAATGCGCAGGCCTTGGCATGACCTGGCGAACACTGCTCCTGCTGGCGCCCATGCTGGTCAGCCTCGCCGGATGCGCGCCAGAGCAGGTCGTCGGAGCTGGGCGACCGATCGCGGACCCGCAATCGACGGCCGTACCGGCTCAGGGAACGCCACCGATGGCTGGACCGTCGGTCCGCGACCCGAAGGACATCCGGGCCATCCCGCCATGTGACGTGCTCACTGATGAGCAGCTTCGGGATCTCGATCTGCTGCCGGGGACGGCTCAGGAGCTGAAGGACCCGGTCACTGAACGGTGCGGATGGAGTTCGGCGACCGACGACACCAACCCGGTTGGGCTCGAGATCAACAGCGACACCAATCTCGCGGTTCTCGATGTCGTGGAGAATCTCCGTGGAAACTTCGAGCGCTATGAGCCGACGGAAGTCGCCGGCCACCCTGCGATCCGTACGGACGCCGTCGCCGACAACAGCTGCACCTTGGTGATCGCGATTGCAGACCACCAAGGGGTAAGCATCGGATCAAATGGAGCCAACCGGCCCCTCCCCGACCCCTGCGACATCCCCCGCCGCATGGGGGAGTTCATCCTCTCCAACCTCCCACCGCTGACCTGAGGACCACCGATGGCCGAGCCGTACACGCAGACCGCCGTCCCGTTCGAGCAGCTCCCGCTCGCCGCGCTGCGCGACCCGGTGCTCGCCGGTCCAGGCATCGACGGGATGGGGGTGGCCGCCGACCGCTACCGGCAGCTGGCCGAGACGCTCCAGCGGGCCGCCGAGGACCTGCGCGTCGCGATGACCGCGGCCCAGGGCGCGCACGAGGGGGAGGCCGCGGAGGTGTCGCGGCAGTACGTCGAGCGGGTCGCCGCGGTGGGGGAGCTCGGGGCGGGGCAGGCGCGGATCGCGATCGGCGCACTCGACGACGGTGCCGCGTACTACAGCCGCGTCGCCGACGACATGCGCGCCCTCCACCTCGCCGACGGGCCCGCGCCGAGGAGCGTGGCTCAGGGCGCGGCGCGGGAGCAGCAGGTGGAGGACCTCCGGGTGCTCGCGGTGGAGGCGGCGCAGCGGTACGAGTCGAACACGAACTGGTCGCTCGGGCGCACGTTCCAGCCGTTCGACCCACCGGTGATCGCCGCCCCGGGCACCGGCGACGGGGTGCCGGTCGGCGGTGCGTCGGCGGGTGGAGGAGCGGGCGCCGTGTCGGGGTCCGGCCCCGGAGTGCCCGGCGCGGGTGGAGCGCAGACGGGAGCCCTCCCCGTGGGCAGCGCAGGGGGCCAGGGTGCGGTGGGCGTCGGTTCCGGGGCGGGCTCCCTCGGTCCCGGTGCGGCTGGTGCCGGCGCCGGTAGCTCGGGGAACGGCGGGTCTGTGGGCTCCGGCGCACCAGGCCCGGTCGGCGGGGCGGGGAACGGCCGGGTGGGGAACGGCCGGGTGGGGAACGGCGGGATGGGGAGCGGTGGGGTGGTCCCGGCGGGTCCGGTCGCCACCGGTCCGCGTGCCGCGGGGGAGCGGCCGAGGGACGGAGGGACGGGAGTGCCGCGCACGGCGGCCGCGTCCGTCCCCGGCAGCTCCGCGACGCTCCCGGGTCCCGGCGCGTCCGGCGGCTCCCGGTCGTCGCCACTGCCACCGCCCGGATCCGGGGCCCGGGAGCCGGTGGGCCCGGGCACCGGATGGATCCCGGGCACACCGTGGTCGGGTCGCACCCCTGCCGAGGGTGGCACCTCGGGACTCCGCGCCGGACCGGCCGAGCCGGCCGCTCCGGCCCGCCCCGGTGCCGCCGCGAGCTCGTCGTCGGGCGCCCAGGGCCCCGGCACCGGGAGCCGGTCCGCGACCGGAGGGACGCCCTTCTTCCCCGCGGCCGGCGCCGGCCGCGGGGAAGGTTCCGAGCACACCCGCCCGTCGTGGCTCGTCGAGGACGACCCGCAGGCCTACTGGTTCTCCGGGCTCCCCGACCACACGGCCGGCGTCATCGGCGGCGAGGGCGACTCGGACCACTGACCGGTCACCAGATGCGCACCCGCTCGCCGGGCGGGGTGTACAGGGCCTCGTCCTCCCGCACGTCGAACGCCTCGTGGAACGCGTCGAGGT
It contains:
- a CDS encoding PE domain-containing protein, yielding MADDGGGGTDEAERGYAALTWAESRLAAPVGGGGAGGGFVVDPERAEACIAELTRIANELRIQAMSAGSLRFDPPGSDEVSLNMADNGFEMSQRAVNFVRTWAGQIELTRDALQRQLDGYRGIEDANAQALA
- a CDS encoding DUF3558 domain-containing protein, producing MTWRTLLLLAPMLVSLAGCAPEQVVGAGRPIADPQSTAVPAQGTPPMAGPSVRDPKDIRAIPPCDVLTDEQLRDLDLLPGTAQELKDPVTERCGWSSATDDTNPVGLEINSDTNLAVLDVVENLRGNFERYEPTEVAGHPAIRTDAVADNSCTLVIAIADHQGVSIGSNGANRPLPDPCDIPRRMGEFILSNLPPLT